Proteins from a genomic interval of Lysobacter stagni:
- a CDS encoding rhomboid family intramembrane serine protease yields the protein MFVTIPGRERAPMRWATPVLFSLLWLCFVAVEVMPGQEQRRLLLEWGALSGGLATVQEWSNALRTGSLLRLFSALFLHADWAHLLGNLVFLLIFGLPAERAMGPWRLLILFLFGGAIANLAAVIAIGTPDRLIIGASGAVSALIGAYLALFPGAKLGVVVPLGLFLQFVKVPAPLLIGVWALLQLVFTFIGPAFGAVAWSAHLAGFAFGGIFALIARAGIARRMRRKRGF from the coding sequence GTGTTCGTGACGATCCCCGGTCGCGAGCGCGCGCCGATGCGCTGGGCAACCCCAGTTCTGTTCAGCCTGCTGTGGCTGTGCTTCGTGGCGGTCGAGGTGATGCCCGGGCAGGAACAGCGGCGTCTGCTGCTGGAATGGGGCGCCCTGTCCGGCGGCCTCGCCACCGTGCAGGAATGGTCCAACGCATTGCGCACCGGCAGCCTGCTGCGGCTGTTCAGTGCCTTGTTCCTGCATGCGGACTGGGCCCACCTGCTGGGCAACCTGGTGTTCCTGTTGATCTTCGGCCTTCCTGCCGAGCGCGCGATGGGGCCCTGGCGCCTGCTGATCCTGTTTCTCTTCGGCGGTGCCATCGCCAACCTGGCGGCGGTGATCGCGATCGGCACGCCGGACCGGCTGATCATCGGCGCCAGCGGCGCGGTGTCGGCGCTGATCGGCGCCTACCTGGCGCTATTCCCCGGGGCGAAGCTGGGCGTCGTGGTGCCGCTGGGCCTGTTCCTGCAGTTCGTGAAGGTCCCCGCGCCGCTGCTGATCGGGGTGTGGGCGCTGCTGCAGCTGGTCTTCACCTTCATCGGCCCGGCGTTCGGCGCGGTGGCATGGTCGGCGCACCTGGCGGGCTTCGCCTTTGGCGGCATATTCGCGCTCATCGCGCGTGCCGGCATCGCGCGGCGCATGCGTCGCAAGCGGGGATTCTGA
- a CDS encoding DUF1820 family protein — protein MSKPLYKVTFLNAGKVYELYARTVASGALWGFTEVSELVFDVHDGVVIDPTEERLRDEFGNTRALHLPMHSIVRIEEVERKGQSAIRDAATGEKVVTPFPLPAKPR, from the coding sequence ATGTCCAAGCCTCTCTACAAAGTGACTTTCCTCAACGCCGGCAAGGTGTACGAGCTGTACGCGCGCACGGTCGCTTCCGGCGCGCTGTGGGGCTTCACCGAAGTCAGCGAGCTGGTGTTCGACGTGCACGACGGCGTGGTGATCGACCCCACCGAGGAACGCCTGCGCGACGAGTTCGGCAACACGCGGGCGCTGCACCTGCCGATGCACAGCATCGTGCGCATCGAGGAAGTGGAGCGCAAAGGCCAGTCGGCGATCCGCGACGCGGCCACGGGCGAGAAGGTGGTCACACCGTTCCCGCTGCCGGCGAAACCGCGCTGA
- a CDS encoding murein hydrolase activator EnvC family protein: MPMRRAFVGVLLASAMLALPAAAQNSRDAERKLEKIQTELKSVAAERRKIESQRGSASRDLRDADEKVGRSNRQLREIETRMAREQASLADLQRQRTALQSSMGAQRQELAQLLRAAYLQGQDAPLKLLLAQDRVADGSRMLAYYGYLQRDRMQRIAQLDAQLSELNDLERAIVERRTQLDRTRQTQRDRLGRLQSDRKARASLVAQLDERYKDRSTRERELGRDAKGLEQLLKKLRVAAERAEAQRKAAAERTARAAARPSEGPIRKPVTVASAPQVGGMGWPVSGALLAGFGATMPDGRSSDGLLIAAGAGTPVKAVADGQVVYAEWMTGYGLLLIVDHGNGYMSLYAHNDALLKDVGERVKRGDTVSTVGSSGGHGRPALYFELRRNGAPVNPGTWLRR, from the coding sequence ATGCCGATGCGGCGCGCGTTCGTCGGCGTGCTCCTCGCCAGCGCGATGCTGGCGCTGCCTGCGGCCGCGCAGAACAGTCGCGATGCCGAACGCAAGCTGGAGAAGATCCAGACCGAGCTCAAGTCGGTCGCGGCCGAGCGCCGCAAGATCGAAAGCCAGCGCGGCAGCGCATCGCGCGACCTGCGCGACGCAGACGAGAAGGTCGGCCGTTCCAACCGTCAGCTGCGCGAGATCGAAACGCGGATGGCGCGCGAGCAGGCCTCGCTCGCCGATCTGCAGCGACAGCGCACGGCGTTGCAGTCGAGCATGGGCGCGCAGCGCCAGGAGCTCGCGCAACTGCTTCGCGCGGCCTACCTGCAGGGCCAGGATGCGCCGCTCAAGCTGCTGCTCGCGCAGGACCGTGTCGCCGATGGCAGCCGCATGCTCGCGTACTACGGGTACCTGCAGCGCGATCGCATGCAGCGCATCGCCCAGCTCGACGCGCAACTGAGTGAACTCAACGATCTGGAACGGGCCATCGTCGAGCGACGCACGCAGCTGGATCGCACGCGCCAGACGCAACGCGACCGGCTCGGCCGCTTGCAGAGCGATCGCAAGGCGCGCGCCTCGCTCGTCGCGCAACTCGACGAACGCTACAAGGACCGCAGCACGCGCGAACGTGAACTCGGTCGCGACGCCAAAGGCCTGGAGCAGCTGCTGAAGAAGCTGCGCGTCGCCGCCGAGCGCGCCGAAGCGCAGCGCAAGGCCGCCGCGGAGCGTACCGCCCGCGCCGCCGCACGTCCGTCCGAAGGGCCGATTCGCAAGCCGGTCACGGTCGCCAGCGCGCCGCAGGTCGGTGGCATGGGCTGGCCCGTGTCGGGCGCTCTGCTCGCCGGCTTCGGCGCGACGATGCCCGACGGCCGCAGCAGCGACGGTCTGCTCATCGCGGCCGGTGCCGGCACGCCGGTGAAGGCGGTGGCCGACGGCCAGGTCGTCTATGCCGAATGGATGACGGGCTACGGCCTGCTGCTCATCGTCGATCACGGCAACGGCTACATGAGCCTGTACGCACACAACGACGCCCTGCTCAAGGACGTGGGCGAGCGGGTCAAGCGCGGCGATACCGTGTCCACGGTCGGCAGTTCCGGGGGGCATGGCCGCCCGGCGCTGTACTTCGAACTGCGTCGCAATGGCGCGCCGGTGAACCCCGGCACGTGGCTGCGCCGCTGA
- the gpmI gene encoding 2,3-bisphosphoglycerate-independent phosphoglycerate mutase, translating into MVLLILDGWGHREDPTDNALAQATLPNWDALLKAAPHTLIHTEGRHVGLPDGQMGNSEVGHMNLGAGRIVYQDLTRIDAAVEDGTFFGNEELRAACAAAQNNGGTLHVMGLLSPGGVHSHENHIFAMLELASQAGVAKVAVHAFLDGRDMPPKSAEPSLVRLQDVCRKLGNAHVATVSGRYYAMDRDKRWDRLQRAWDAMVEAKSEHVVTGPVEALLQAYQRGENDEFVVPTVIEGHVPMADGDAVVFMNFRADRARQLTAAFVSPDFDGFHARRPKLSRFVCLTEYDAKLPAPVAFGPDDLRHTLGEVLADNGLTQLRIAETEKYAHVTFFFSGGREEPYAGETRILVPSPKVATYDLQPEMSCPEVTEKLTGAIRSGAIDVAICNIANPDMVGHTGDIAAAIKAAEAVDIAIGAVAQAVRDTGGALLITADHGNLEMMRDPSTGQPHTAHTVGPVPFVYLGPRPATLRSGGALRDVAPTILDLLGLPQPAEMSGTSLLAG; encoded by the coding sequence GTGGTCCTGCTGATCCTCGATGGCTGGGGACACCGCGAAGACCCCACCGACAACGCGCTCGCGCAGGCCACGCTGCCGAACTGGGACGCGTTGCTGAAGGCGGCGCCACACACGCTGATCCACACCGAAGGCCGCCACGTGGGCCTGCCGGACGGGCAGATGGGCAATTCCGAAGTCGGCCACATGAACCTGGGCGCCGGTCGCATCGTCTACCAGGACCTCACGCGCATCGACGCAGCCGTCGAGGACGGCACCTTCTTCGGCAACGAAGAACTGCGCGCCGCCTGCGCCGCGGCGCAGAACAACGGCGGCACGCTGCACGTGATGGGCCTGCTGTCGCCCGGCGGTGTGCACAGCCACGAGAACCACATCTTCGCGATGCTCGAACTGGCCAGCCAGGCCGGTGTGGCGAAGGTCGCGGTGCATGCGTTCCTCGATGGACGCGACATGCCGCCGAAGTCCGCCGAGCCCAGCCTGGTGAGGTTGCAGGATGTCTGCCGCAAGCTCGGCAATGCGCACGTGGCCACTGTCAGCGGCCGCTATTACGCGATGGACCGCGACAAGCGCTGGGACCGACTGCAGCGCGCCTGGGACGCGATGGTCGAGGCAAAGAGCGAGCACGTCGTCACCGGTCCGGTCGAAGCCCTGCTGCAGGCCTACCAGCGCGGCGAGAACGACGAGTTCGTCGTGCCCACCGTCATCGAGGGCCACGTGCCGATGGCCGATGGCGATGCGGTGGTCTTCATGAACTTCCGCGCCGACCGCGCGCGCCAGCTCACCGCCGCGTTCGTGTCGCCGGACTTCGACGGCTTCCACGCGCGCCGCCCGAAGCTGTCGCGCTTCGTCTGCCTCACCGAGTACGACGCCAAGCTCCCGGCGCCGGTGGCCTTCGGCCCCGACGACCTCCGCCACACGCTGGGCGAAGTGTTGGCCGACAACGGCCTCACCCAGCTGCGCATCGCCGAAACCGAGAAGTACGCGCACGTCACGTTCTTCTTCAGCGGCGGCCGCGAGGAACCCTATGCCGGCGAAACGCGCATCCTCGTGCCCAGCCCGAAGGTCGCCACGTACGACCTGCAGCCGGAGATGAGCTGCCCCGAAGTCACCGAGAAGCTCACCGGCGCCATCCGTTCCGGCGCGATCGACGTGGCGATCTGCAACATCGCCAATCCGGACATGGTCGGTCATACCGGCGATATCGCCGCGGCGATCAAGGCGGCCGAAGCGGTCGACATCGCCATCGGCGCCGTCGCCCAGGCCGTGCGCGATACCGGTGGCGCGCTGCTGATCACCGCCGACCACGGCAACCTGGAAATGATGCGCGACCCCTCGACCGGCCAGCCACACACCGCGCACACGGTCGGCCCCGTGCCGTTCGTATATCTGGGCCCGCGCCCGGCCACGCTGCGCAGCGGTGGCGCGCTGCGGGATGTCGCGCCGACGATCCTCGACCTGCTCGGCCTGCCGCAACCGGCGGAGATGAGCGGCACGAGTCTGCTCGCCGGCTGA
- a CDS encoding M28 family metallopeptidase, with the protein MSRDSLLSTALLASAAMAGAVALSACSKPAADTPTAATAPASTAGSTHAFNDAINAADFAEHVKVLASDEFEGRAPGSTGEEKTVQYLEAQFKRMGLKPGNGDSYFQTVPMVETTADESTVLKLDVKGQPRELKFGTDMVVGTRTGQSNVKVDGSDLVFVGYGVNAPEQNWNDYAGLDVKGKTVVMFVNDPGFHAQDPKLFEGKRMTYYGRWTYKFEEAARQGAAAALIIHDTEGASYGWDVVKNSWSGAQFDLPAKDDPEPRLPVQGWITGEAARSLLAATGHNLDDLYKAANKPGFKPIALPARLSVDLKSQTREKSSRNVVAVLPGAKRPDEAIVYMAHWDHLGNHGHDADEHGGASAGEPHADTIYNGAIDNATGVAGILEIAEAFSKQTPPPDRSLVFLAVTLEESGLLGSKYYVSHPSVPLNKTVAVINLDAMPVIGQARDMTVVGFGSSELEDLLKTVAEGQQRVLHAEATPEDGFYFRSDHFNFAKAGVPALYAKGGDELTEGGVEAGRRAQSDYRDNRYHKPGDQFDPSWKMEGVVQDLDALYGVGRTLAGSEQWPNWYEGNAFRSAHDKLMQAAK; encoded by the coding sequence ATGTCCCGAGATTCCCTGCTCAGCACCGCCTTGCTGGCGAGTGCGGCGATGGCCGGCGCGGTCGCGCTGTCCGCCTGTTCCAAGCCCGCCGCGGATACCCCGACGGCCGCCACCGCTCCGGCGTCCACAGCCGGCAGCACGCACGCCTTCAACGACGCGATCAACGCCGCCGATTTCGCCGAGCACGTGAAGGTGCTGGCGTCGGACGAGTTCGAAGGGCGCGCGCCCGGCAGCACCGGTGAGGAGAAGACCGTCCAGTACCTGGAAGCGCAGTTCAAGCGCATGGGTCTGAAGCCGGGCAACGGCGACAGCTACTTCCAGACCGTGCCGATGGTGGAGACCACCGCGGACGAGTCGACCGTGCTGAAGCTGGACGTGAAGGGCCAGCCCCGCGAGCTGAAGTTCGGCACCGACATGGTGGTCGGCACGCGCACGGGGCAGAGCAACGTGAAGGTCGACGGCAGCGATCTGGTCTTCGTCGGCTACGGTGTGAATGCACCGGAGCAGAACTGGAACGACTACGCCGGCCTCGACGTGAAGGGCAAGACGGTGGTGATGTTCGTCAACGACCCCGGCTTCCACGCGCAGGATCCGAAGCTGTTCGAAGGCAAGCGGATGACGTACTACGGCCGCTGGACCTACAAGTTCGAAGAAGCCGCCCGCCAGGGCGCGGCTGCGGCACTGATCATCCACGACACCGAAGGGGCGTCCTACGGCTGGGACGTGGTGAAGAACTCCTGGTCGGGCGCGCAGTTCGATCTTCCCGCGAAGGACGACCCGGAACCGCGCCTGCCCGTGCAGGGCTGGATCACCGGCGAGGCCGCGCGCAGTCTGCTGGCCGCCACCGGGCATAACCTGGACGATCTGTACAAGGCCGCCAACAAGCCCGGATTCAAGCCGATCGCGCTGCCGGCCAGGCTGTCGGTGGACCTGAAGAGCCAGACGCGCGAGAAGTCGTCGCGCAATGTCGTCGCTGTGCTGCCGGGCGCCAAGCGTCCGGATGAGGCGATCGTCTACATGGCGCACTGGGACCACTTGGGCAACCACGGCCATGACGCCGACGAACACGGCGGCGCGAGTGCAGGCGAACCGCACGCCGACACCATCTACAACGGCGCCATCGACAACGCGACCGGCGTGGCGGGCATCCTCGAGATCGCCGAGGCGTTCAGCAAGCAGACGCCGCCGCCGGATCGCTCGCTGGTATTCCTCGCCGTGACGCTGGAGGAATCCGGCCTGCTGGGTTCGAAGTACTACGTGTCGCATCCGTCGGTGCCGCTCAACAAGACGGTGGCGGTGATCAACCTGGATGCCATGCCGGTGATCGGCCAGGCGCGCGACATGACGGTGGTGGGTTTCGGCAGCTCGGAACTGGAGGATCTGCTGAAGACCGTCGCCGAAGGTCAGCAGCGCGTGCTGCACGCAGAGGCGACGCCGGAAGACGGCTTCTACTTCCGCTCCGATCATTTCAACTTCGCCAAGGCCGGCGTGCCCGCGCTGTACGCAAAGGGCGGCGACGAGCTGACCGAAGGCGGCGTCGAGGCAGGTCGAAGGGCGCAGTCGGACTATCGCGACAACCGCTATCACAAGCCGGGCGACCAGTTCGATCCGTCGTGGAAGATGGAGGGCGTGGTGCAGGACCTGGACGCGCTGTACGGTGTCGGCCGCACGCTGGCCGGTAGCGAGCAGTGGCCGAACTGGTACGAGGGAAATGCCTTCCGTTCCGCGCACGACAAGCTGATGCAAGCGGCGAAGTAA
- a CDS encoding MAPEG family protein, whose protein sequence is MTLTTAYVCVLIAALLPYLWVVVAKASGERYDNRDPRRWQEKQPSQRSQRANAAQLNGYEAFAPFAAGVILAQLAGVAHEQIATLSLAFVVLRLLHGLLYIAGRHYLRSLVWALGFACILWLLVQAAMHVTP, encoded by the coding sequence ATGACGCTCACCACCGCCTACGTGTGTGTCCTGATCGCCGCACTGCTGCCGTACCTCTGGGTCGTCGTGGCCAAGGCCAGCGGCGAGCGCTACGACAACCGCGACCCGCGTCGCTGGCAGGAGAAGCAGCCGTCGCAGCGGTCGCAACGGGCGAACGCCGCGCAGCTCAACGGCTATGAAGCCTTCGCACCGTTTGCGGCGGGTGTGATCCTGGCGCAGCTGGCCGGTGTCGCGCATGAGCAGATCGCGACGCTGTCATTGGCGTTCGTCGTACTGCGCCTCCTGCACGGTCTGCTCTACATCGCTGGGCGCCATTACCTGCGCTCGCTCGTCTGGGCCCTCGGGTTTGCCTGCATCCTGTGGCTGCTGGTACAGGCCGCGATGCATGTCACGCCCTGA
- a CDS encoding 2OG-Fe dioxygenase family protein, which yields MRSLLEAYGSLADWPAFAASWETLEPDLYLANVGLHRRRRHAVFSAGHAGAITREAHQPHYQSRDYNTLQGGIERWFEPVLPEVADSQTLQTVLGFCQALFGELSPEVGQWQVEVHQFRIEARADEPGQPTPEGVHRDGVDYVLVLMVDRHNIASGTTTIHDAEARTLGSFTLRRPFDAALVDDRRVYHGVTPVQAEDTSAPSHRDVLVVTFRRM from the coding sequence ATGCGCTCGTTGCTGGAGGCGTACGGCTCGCTCGCGGACTGGCCCGCGTTTGCAGCCAGCTGGGAGACGTTGGAACCGGATCTGTACCTGGCCAACGTAGGACTTCATCGGCGGCGTCGGCATGCCGTGTTCTCGGCGGGCCACGCAGGCGCGATCACCCGTGAGGCACATCAACCGCACTACCAGAGCCGCGACTACAACACGCTGCAGGGCGGCATCGAACGGTGGTTCGAGCCTGTCCTGCCTGAGGTCGCGGACAGCCAGACACTGCAGACGGTCCTCGGGTTCTGCCAGGCACTGTTCGGCGAGCTGTCGCCCGAAGTCGGGCAGTGGCAGGTCGAGGTGCATCAGTTCCGCATCGAGGCGCGCGCCGACGAACCAGGCCAGCCCACGCCCGAAGGCGTACATCGCGACGGCGTGGATTACGTGCTGGTGTTGATGGTCGATCGACACAACATCGCCAGCGGAACCACGACCATCCACGACGCCGAAGCGCGAACGCTCGGCAGCTTCACGCTGCGACGCCCGTTCGATGCTGCGCTGGTGGACGATCGCCGCGTGTACCACGGCGTCACGCCCGTGCAGGCAGAAGACACGAGCGCACCTTCGCACCGCGACGTGCTGGTGGTGACGTTCCGGCGGATGTAG